The genomic DNA AGGACGGCGAGGGCGGCAGGAGCAAAATCACCCTGTGGAACGACGAGAACGAGGGCGTGCTCAGCATGTACTCGAGGTGCGAGCGGATGGCGACTTCCGCGGAACAGATTCTCGGCGGCGAGGTGTATCACTGGCACTCGAAGATGATGCAGAAGGAGCCGTTCGTCGGCGGCGCGTGGATATGGCACCAGGACTACGGGTACTGGTACAACGACACGTGCCTGTTTCCGCTGCTGGTGAGCTGCTTCATCGCGATCGACCCGTCCACAATGGAGAACGGGTGTTTGCAGGTGCTGAAAGGATCGCACCACCTCGGGCGCATCGATCACATCCGCGTGGGGCAGCAGACCGGCGCGGACCCGGAACGGTGCAGCGCGGCGGAAAAGGTGTGCCCGCTCGAATTCGTGACGATGGAGCCGGGCGACGCCCTGTGGTTCCACTCGAACCTGCTCCACCGGTCCGATCAGAACACGTCGCCGAACCCGCGCTGGGCCCTTATCTGCTGTTACAACGCCAAGCGCAACAGCCCCTACGGCAAGTCCAGCCACCCCGCCTACACGCCGATGAAGCGCGTCCGCGACTCCGCGATAAAGGAGACCGGGCTGAAATGGCTGGGCGCGGCGACGGATTTCCTGAAGTAGGGGCCAAGGGCCTCGCGATCATGGTTCGATTGCGCAAAACAGGAGAGGCGCCGGGGCCTATGGGGTACAGGCATAGGGCCAGCGCCTCTCGTAACCTTCGATAGAATGCGCTACGCGGCGGGAACGACCTCCATGTGCTTCTCGTTGCGCGCGTTTGTCCGGCGGTACAACTCGCCAAACGCCGCGTCGGCGCAGGTCGGGCAGTAGCCATGGCTGATGGCCGTCTCGTGCGGATCGACCGGCTTCGCCAGAACGAACCAGTGGCCGTCCGCGCGGACCTTATCGCATACACAACATTGAACAATCATCGTCACATCCTCCCGGGTTCCGTCCCGAGTTCTGCTGGGTAGAAGCATGGCGCATGCCAAAATCCCCGCAAAATCCGCAGATTGATGTAAATGACTGATATGATAAAGCTTGGCCACGTGGATATTCTTGCCACGGTATACTGGAATCGCCGTTTTGTTGCGCACGTGCGGTATTTATTGCCGGGCGGCGAGCCAATCCGACGCCAAACTTTATTCAGGGTGACGGGAATTTGGCGATTGCTGAACGCCAAGGCATTACAGATTTAGCAGTTAGACGCGACAGGGGTTGACACAAATTGCGCGGAAGTGCCCGAATGCGTTAGGCTAAGGGCGAAGGAGCCTCCCTTGATCGAAGTCGGCGGATTGACAAAGGTTTACGGCAGCATTACGGCTGTTCGTGACCTGTCGTTCCGTGTCGAACTGGGGGAGATTATCGGCTTCCTGGGGCCGAACGGCGCCGGCAAGAGCACAACGATGCGGATTCTGACCGGGTTCACCCCGGCCACGAGCGGCGTCGCGAAGGTCGCCGGCTTTCATATCGAAGACCACCCCATCGAGGTGAAGCGCCGGGTCGGATACATGCCGGAAAACGTCCCCGCCTACGGCGAGATGCTGGTGAATTCGTTCTTGCGGTACGTGGCGACGGTGAAGGCGGTGCCGCGCGGCGAAGTGCAGAAGGAAGTCGAGCGCGTGATGGAGCGCGCGGGGCTGCGCGACATGGCGAACCGGATCGTGCGCAACCTCTCGAAGGGCTATCGGCAACGGCTGGGTCTCGCACAGGCGCTCATCGGCAATCCGCCGGTACTGATTCTCGACGAACCGACGTCGGGGCTCGATCCGAAACAGATCGTCGATATACGCGCGCTGATCAAAGGGCTCGCGCCGGAGCACACGGTTCTGTTGAGCACGCACATCCTCCCGGAAGTGAGCATGGTGTGCGAGCGCGTGATCATCATTAACCGCGGGCAGATCGTCGCGCAGGACACGATGCACAACCTCACCGGTGGCGACGTGGAATCGCTCGAGGTCGAGGCGCTCGGCGTGACGGAAACGATCGTTGCGCGGCTCAAGGGCGTCGACGGAATTTCGTCTGTCGAAACGCTTGGCGGCGGACGGTACCGCGTATTGTCGCCGCGTGGAAAGGACGTGCGCGGCGCAATTGTGCAGGCGCTCGCGGACGCGGAGTGTTCGCTCGTGGGCGTGCAGCGGAAAGGGCGGACGCTCGAAGACGTGTTCGTCGAGGCCGTCGCGGCGGACCGAGGTAGCGTCGAATGAGAAGCACGTTTGCCGTATGCCGCCGCGAACTGTCGAGCTTCTTCACGACGCCGGTGGGATACGTTATCCTCGGCACTTTCACGGCAATCTCCGGAATGGCCTTCGCGGCGACGTTCATCCTGTTTTGCCGCATCACGGTGTCGCCGACCGAATACGCGTACGAAGGCATACCGAAACTCGAAGAGTTGATGCTCAGCCCCTACCTCGTCTTTTGCGGCCAATTGATCATGTTCATCGGTCCGCTCATCACGATGCGCTTGCTCGCGGAGGAGCGCAGCCGCGGCACGATGGAGTTGCTGCTCACCTATCCCCTGCGCGACCGCGAGATCATTCTCGGAAAGTATTTCGCGGCATTGGGAATCGTCATTACGCTGATCGCCGTCGTCGGCGCGCACATGGCGATGGTGGCGTACTACACCGACGTCGAGCCGGCGGTACTCGTCTTCGGTCTAATCTCGTTGTTCCTGATGAGCGCGGCGTTCATGAGCCTTGGGTTATTCGTCTCCGCATTGGCGCGATCCCCGGTGACGGCGGGCGTGCTGACTTTCGCGCTCTGGTTCATTTCGTACGTGCTCGGCACTTACGGCAAAGACCTGCCGGCGACGTTGAACGCGCCGTGGGGCGAAACTGCCACGCGGGGCGTGAACTTCTTCTGGGGCATCTTCCGCCAGCTCGTCATTGAATTGCCGCTCGACCGGCATTGCGAACAAATGGCGCAGGGCATCGTACGCCCGCAGGACATCGCGTACTACATCCTGTTCGTTGCGTTCTTCCTGTTCCTGACCTTCCGCGCGCTCGAATCGCGCCGGTGGAGGGCCTAGGCATGGGAAAGGTACGCGCGATAACCGGCGTTGGCGCGCTCCTGCTGTTCATCCTTGCGATGAATGTCGTCGCGATCCGGCGCGACGCGTTTACGGCCGCCGTGCTGTGGCCGCTGGCCGGCGCGGTCGTGCTGGGCCTGCTGAGTCTCGCTCTCGCCCTTGTGGACCGCGCGGGCAAGGGCGCGGCGGAGCGAAAAACGTCGAGCCTCGGCGGTGTGTTCGCGTCGTTCACGTTCCTCGGCATCTGCATTGTGCTATATGCCTTTGTCAGCCGATGGGACCAGGCGTGGGACCTGACGGAGGAGGGCCGCGTGGACCTTGCGCCGCAGACCGTGCAGGTCTTGCAGGGGTTGACACAAGACGTTACCGCCTACGGGTTGTTTAACACCGATATCCCTTCCGATCAGCGCGAACTCGAGGTGGCGCGCGAAAAGGCGCGGCTGTTTCTCGACAAGTGCGCGAAGCTGACGCCGCATTTGTCCGTCGAGTTCATCGATCCGCAGGTCGAGCGCGCGCGGTTGCAGGCGTTGGGTATGACCTACGCGGACCCGCGCGGAACCGTTGCGCTGAAAGCGGGGTCGCGCACGCGCACGATACCGCTCGGCGGCGGCAAAGCGCAGCCGCGTCTCGAAGAGCGCGACTTCACGAACACGCTGATCAACATCATGCAAGAGGCCCAACCGAAGATCGGATTCCTCGCGGGGCACGGCGAAGCCGACATCACAAGGCCCGAGATGAAAGGGCTTTCGCAGTTCCTGGCCGGTGAAGGCTACGTCGCGGAGAGCTTGGCGATTCGTCCCGGCGAAGGCGGGATTGAAGGCGACTACGATCTCGTTGTGATTAATGGATTGAACGCCGAAGTGGGTGGCGATCTGACGCTCGACGAATTGGCCGCGCTGGATGCCTTCGTCATGAGTGGCGGGCGCGTGATGGTGCTGGCCGATCCGCAGTTCGCCGATGTGCCGGGCACTCCTCGAAAACGGATATTGGACTGGTTACAGCAGCGGTTCGGAATTGTCGTCGGCGACGATCTGATCGTATCGCGCGTTGACGATCGCCTTGGGAGAGTCTCGCTGATGTCCGATGCGGACGCGACGAGCGTGTTCCGGCAGGTCCCGGTGCCGGACGTGGACTTCGCCGGATGTTATGAACAGAGCAATCCAATTACCCGCAATTTTAACAAGATGATTCAGCTTGAAGCCGCGCGCTCCGTGACATTGGCCGATACGCTCCCCGATCGAGTGACCGGCAACGTGATCGCGCGCACGCTGCCATACTGCTTCGCGGAAACGAATCTGTTGGCGTTGAAGCAAGGAGCGGCGCCTACGCTCGATCCACATGAAAAATCGGGGTCCATCGGCGTGGCTGCCGCGGTGACGCTGCAGACGGAAATACCTATCGGCGACTCGGGACAGATGAAGGCGGCGCGTGCCGTTGTTGTGGGCGATACGGATTTCATCAAAGGCGATTCCCTGGTGTTGGGAGGTCACCTGAATTTCATCATGAACGCGATCGCGTGGCTGACCGAGCGCGAACAACTAATCGCCATGCGGCCCACCGGAAAAGAAAACCAGCCGATTCCGCTGACGCCGGCGGACGAGACCGCCATCGCGTGGATCGCGGGCATGGGCGTCGTGCAAATCGTCCTGATCGCGTCGCTCGTCGTGTATTTCATGCGGAGGCGCTACGCGTGAAGATGCGTACGAACATCGTCCTGCTTGCAGTGTTGCTCGCATTGTGCGCGGGCTACTGGTTCATGGTGCGTAGCGGGGAAGAGCGCAAGGCCGCGGTGATCGAGGCCAAGAAGCTCTTTTCGTTTGCGCCCGCCGACGTAACGAGCATCACAATCCAGCGGGAAGCCGAGCGCGCAACCACCGGCGCGCGTGGCGAGGGCGGAGCGTGGCGCGTGACGGCCCCGCTCGAAGTACCGGCGAACGCGATGATCTGGGAACGCGTCGCGAAGAAC from Candidatus Hydrogenedentota bacterium includes the following:
- a CDS encoding phytanoyl-CoA dioxygenase family protein, whose amino-acid sequence is MLTASQLAQFNEDGYVIVNQLFDAEETELLRTAARQDPAIAQKALEREDGEGGRSKITLWNDENEGVLSMYSRCERMATSAEQILGGEVYHWHSKMMQKEPFVGGAWIWHQDYGYWYNDTCLFPLLVSCFIAIDPSTMENGCLQVLKGSHHLGRIDHIRVGQQTGADPERCSAAEKVCPLEFVTMEPGDALWFHSNLLHRSDQNTSPNPRWALICCYNAKRNSPYGKSSHPAYTPMKRVRDSAIKETGLKWLGAATDFLK
- a CDS encoding ATP-binding cassette domain-containing protein, whose protein sequence is MIEVGGLTKVYGSITAVRDLSFRVELGEIIGFLGPNGAGKSTTMRILTGFTPATSGVAKVAGFHIEDHPIEVKRRVGYMPENVPAYGEMLVNSFLRYVATVKAVPRGEVQKEVERVMERAGLRDMANRIVRNLSKGYRQRLGLAQALIGNPPVLILDEPTSGLDPKQIVDIRALIKGLAPEHTVLLSTHILPEVSMVCERVIIINRGQIVAQDTMHNLTGGDVESLEVEALGVTETIVARLKGVDGISSVETLGGGRYRVLSPRGKDVRGAIVQALADAECSLVGVQRKGRTLEDVFVEAVAADRGSVE
- a CDS encoding ABC transporter permease subunit; its protein translation is MRSTFAVCRRELSSFFTTPVGYVILGTFTAISGMAFAATFILFCRITVSPTEYAYEGIPKLEELMLSPYLVFCGQLIMFIGPLITMRLLAEERSRGTMELLLTYPLRDREIILGKYFAALGIVITLIAVVGAHMAMVAYYTDVEPAVLVFGLISLFLMSAAFMSLGLFVSALARSPVTAGVLTFALWFISYVLGTYGKDLPATLNAPWGETATRGVNFFWGIFRQLVIELPLDRHCEQMAQGIVRPQDIAYYILFVAFFLFLTFRALESRRWRA
- a CDS encoding GldG family protein — translated: MGKVRAITGVGALLLFILAMNVVAIRRDAFTAAVLWPLAGAVVLGLLSLALALVDRAGKGAAERKTSSLGGVFASFTFLGICIVLYAFVSRWDQAWDLTEEGRVDLAPQTVQVLQGLTQDVTAYGLFNTDIPSDQRELEVAREKARLFLDKCAKLTPHLSVEFIDPQVERARLQALGMTYADPRGTVALKAGSRTRTIPLGGGKAQPRLEERDFTNTLINIMQEAQPKIGFLAGHGEADITRPEMKGLSQFLAGEGYVAESLAIRPGEGGIEGDYDLVVINGLNAEVGGDLTLDELAALDAFVMSGGRVMVLADPQFADVPGTPRKRILDWLQQRFGIVVGDDLIVSRVDDRLGRVSLMSDADATSVFRQVPVPDVDFAGCYEQSNPITRNFNKMIQLEAARSVTLADTLPDRVTGNVIARTLPYCFAETNLLALKQGAAPTLDPHEKSGSIGVAAAVTLQTEIPIGDSGQMKAARAVVVGDTDFIKGDSLVLGGHLNFIMNAIAWLTEREQLIAMRPTGKENQPIPLTPADETAIAWIAGMGVVQIVLIASLVVYFMRRRYA